From Brevundimonas vesicularis:
TGGGTCCGCGCAGGCCATAGCCACCGTAGCCGTAGCCCCACGGCTCGTTGCGGCCTTCGCGGTAGGCAAGGTCGAGGCGACCGTTCTCGCCGACGGGCAGGGAAACGGCCGCGCCATAGCTGCGATAGCCCCCGGTGCCGATCCCGGCCTCGACCATGCCATGCATCTTGCGCTCGGCCGGCGCGCCGGGCTCTGCGCTTTCGTCGAAGCTGGCGCCCGGCGTACGCGCGCTGATCCAGTTCTGGATCTGCTGTTCGGTGGTCATGCCGTGCGGAGCGGCATCCTGAGCTGTCGGCGCGGTCAACGACGCCTCAGGCGCCGCCGCCAGGGCCTGGGCCAGGGTGGGCGCGTTTGTCGGCGCCGTCGTCACCACGCCGTCCGGATCACCGTCCGACGCCGCCAGCGCCACACCCGCCAAGAGACTTGCGATCAGCATAGGCCACCTCCGTTCGACGTCATCCTAGCACAGCGATTGAGGCCAAGGTCAGGCGACGCCGTCGCCGCGGTTGAGGGGGTCCGGCAGAGCGTCGCCCTCGGCTACGAAACTGAGCGCGACCGAGTTGATGCAATAGCGGTTTCCGGTGGGCGGCGGCCCGTCGGGGAAGACGTGACCCTGGTGGCTGCCGCACCTGGCGCATTGGGTCTCGATCCGGATCATGCCGTAGCTGGTGTCGCGGATCGCGTGGACGTGCGTTTCATCGACCGGCTGGGTGAAGCTGGGCCAGCCGGTGCCGCTTTCGAACTTGGTTCCGCTCTTGAACAGCGGCAAGCCGCATTCGCGGCAGCAGAAGACGCCGGCCCGCTTCTCGCCCAGCAGAGTGCCGCAGAAGGGCGCCTCCGTGCCATGGGACAGCAGGACGCGCTTTTCCTCAGGGTTCAGATCGGCTTCGAGCCGGGCGCGTTCTTCAGCGTTCGGCGGGGTCAGGTCATAGCCCGACGGCGAACGGAGGGATTCGGAAGTTTGGGCGAGATCGGTCATGGACTGCAAATAAGAAGGGCGGGCCAAGGGTTCCACCCCTGCCCGCCCCTCGTTCATTCGACCGACCGTTCCTTATTGGAACAGCGTGCCCACCCAGGCGCGCACGGCCGCTTCGTCCGTCGCCGAGCCGGTGTAGGCAAGGCCTTGCGCCGGGGTGAAGGGCGCATCGTTGCCGCGCTGACGCGTGGTCCAGGCCTTATGCCCATAGGTCAGCTCGGCATAGTTCGACGGCAGGCGCAGAACGGTCGGCTCGATGAAGATCGAGTCCTCGGCCGTGACCGATCCGGCCAGGCGCACGTTCGGCAGGCGCGTCAGCAGGTCCAGCGTATCCAGGCACCCGCTAGTGCAGCCGCTATCGACCAAGACCACAACCGAACCCGCCACGGGGTTTGCTGCGCCCGTGTCCGCCACGGAAGGACGGCCCGGCATGGTGAAGGTCGGCTGGTTGGCGGCCAGGGCCGAATCGAAGGCGGCGACGATGGCCTGGGTCTGTTCGATCACCGGGCCGGATTCGGCGACGAAGCGCGGGTCGGCCTGCATGCGGGCCAGGGTGTCGGCGAACCACTGACGGTTGGCGGGCGTGGCGCGGTAGGTGATCGAGCCGGCTTCAGGCTGACGGCTGACGGTGAACTCCGGCGTCCAGATGCGGTTGGCCAGGCCATAGCCTTTGCCCGTCGCATTCAGCGACGCGCCGTTTGCGCCGCGCAGATCGATGACCAGACCCTGCGCGCCGCGAATGGCGGGCAGTTGGGCTTCGACAGCGGCGTAGAAGGCGTCCCATCCGGCGTCGTCAGCCAGGGTGTGAACGTTGATCCACGGACGGCCGTTGACCGTCTCGACCGACAGCGGATTGGCGCCCGGCGTATAGACGGTGGCGCGATAGGCGGCTTCCAGGCTGGCGGCGTCGGCCGGCTGGGGCTGCATCTGGAAGTCGCGATCGCGACGCCCGACCTTGAAGGTGCACAGCGACGGCACGCCGCCGGTGAAGGGATTGTTGCGGTTCCACAGCAGATAGGGCGCGGTGCGGACACGCCCGGCTTCCGTCGTCAGATCGCCTTCCCAGCGGTCCAGCCGCTCTTCGGCCAGCTGAGCGGCGGTCTTGTCGCCGCACTTGACCAGGGTGGCGCCGAGCGGCGGCACGTTGCGAACGCCGGGCTTCACATAGGAGACGACATATTCGCCGTTGCGCCACGCCGTGGTGACGCCCGGCCAGCTGGTCGCGAAGAAGGGGCCAAGGCCTTCATAGGTCGGGCGAATCGCGATGTTCGAATCGCGGAAGCCGTTGGCGTAGTAGCGCATCAGATAGGCGTGGCTGTCGCCGCTGTTCACGCGTCCGACCTTGCCTTGAGCGTCCGTCAGACCCGCATCGATCCAGCTGCGGAAAGCCTGACTGGGCGCGCCGGGAATCACGGCGGCGGGGTGGTTGGCGGCCAGGGCGTCATGCGCGGCCTGGAGGTCTTGCTGCGCCAGGGCGCGATAATCCTGTGCGACAGCGGCGCCGGCGGCGACGGTCAGCGACAGAACGGCGGCCGATGCGGCTGCGATCATTCGATTCATGGGTTTCCTGCGCCCTTTGATTTCAAGCTCGTGGGAAAGGTTAAACCCCATGCGTCCGGCGCTTGCCAACCCCGCCGCGCGGGATTTCGCCCGATTGTCACATGGGCTGCGGCGATGCGGCGCGCGTCAAAGCGGCGCCGACGCCTCGACCGCTGCGCCGAATATTCGATCGAAGCTGCGCCTCAAGGCCTCGTCCGCCTCGTCCATCGTCGCCAGAACGCCGAGATCGACCAGGCTGGTGACGCCGTGTTCCTGAATGCCGCAGGGGACGATGCCGCCGAAATGATCCAGATCCGGCTCCACGTTCAGGCTGATGCCGTGGAAGCTGACCCATTTGCGGACCTTGACGCCGATGGCGGCGATCTTGTCCTCACGCGACCAGCCCGCCCCCTTGCGCTCGACCCACACGCCCACGCGACCCGGCCGGATGTCGGCCGTCACGCCGAACGTCTCCAGGGCGCCGATCAGCCACAGCTCAAGCCCGCGCACGAAACACCGCACGTCCTTGCCGCGTCGGTTCAGGTCCAGCATCACATAGGCCACGCGCTGTCCCGGCCCGTGATAGGTGAACTGTCCGCCCCGCCCTGTGCGATGCACCGGAAACCGGCCGGCATCCAGAAGGTCGTCGTCCTTGGCCGAGACGCCGGCGGTGTAGAGCGGCGGATGCTCCAGCAACCAGACCATCTCATTCGCCTCGCCCGCCGCAATGGCCGCGACGCGCGCCTCCATGAAGGCCTCTGCGGCCGCATAATCGACGTAGCCTTTCGACACGGCCCATTCGACCGGTCGGTCATCGTCGAGACGCAGTTTCTGAAGGGATGGGCTTAACGGCTCAGCAAGCATGAGGCTTCAATGTGATCGCCAGGGCGTTTCTGCAAGAGACGGCCCTCCAGTGAAGAGAGCTTTACGTGACCCAGATCAACGCCGTCGATGTCGAAATCTCAGTGGTTCTGGGTCGCTCGGTGCTGCCGATGTCGCAACTGCTGCGCATGGGTCGCGGCGCGGTGATTCCCCTGGACGCTGCCGAGGGCGACGAGGTCTGGATTCTGGCCAACAACTATCCGGTCGCGCGCGGCGAAATCGAGATCCGGGACGACCGTATCGCCATCACCGTCACCCGCCAGGCGGACGTGTATGATTTCATGGCCGGATCCGCCTGATCAGTCAGTGGCGAGTGGTTAGTGACGAGTGAGCTCACTCTGCTTTCCGTCGTCAAACCCTGGTCGCGGCGTTGCCTGAAACCGCTTTGATGTCCTCGGCACTGACCACTCGTCACTCGCCACTGAATTCGCCCTTTCCTTTTCCAACGGCTTCGTCTATTCGCCGCCGCTCCGATGCGAGCGGTCGTGGCGGAATTGGTAGACGCGCAGCGTTGAGGTCGCTGTGGGGCAACCCGTGGAAGTTCGAGTCTTCTCGACCGCACCATCTGGCTAAACAGGGCGATTCATCGGCTAAGTACGGCTGGACATTCTACCAAGGGAGGCGACCACGTGAGCACCACGGACACCGCCTTTGCTCCAGACGAGACGCTCGATAACGAAGACCACGCCGCCCTGGACGAGGACTATGTCCTCACCCCTCAATTCGTCGAGAAAGTCGTGGACGCCGCCGACGACGGCGACGGGATGCGGCTGCGCTCACTACTGGAAGACCTGCACCCGGCCGACGTCGCCGACCTGATGGGCTTTCTGACGGCGGAACACCGCGCCGTCGTCGTGCTGTGGTTGCCGCCGGAGCTTCTGGCCGAGACCCTGCCCGAGCTGGACGACAATATCCGCGAGGAAGTGCTGGAGCGTGTCCCGCACGGCACCCTGGCCGAGGCGCTGCAGGAACTGGATTCCGACGACGCCGCCGCCGTCGTCGAAGACCTGGAAGACGACCAGCGCGAGCGCGTTCTGGCCGCCATGCCCGAGGTCGATCGCGCCGCCATCGAAAGCAGCCTGGGCTATGCGGAAGAATCCGCCGGCCGTTTGATGCAGCGTGAGGTGATGGCCGCGCCCCAGTTCTGGAGCGTGGGCGACACCATCGACCACATCCGCAAACAGGGCGACGACCTGCCCGAGCTGTTCTTCGACATCTATGTGGTCGATCCGCTGAACCGCCCGGTCGGCGGCGTGCCGATCAGCGGCCTGCTGCGAGCCGCCCGCACCGTCGCCCTGACCGATCTTATGGAGCCCATCAACGAGATCGCCGTCGATCAGGATCAGGAAGAGGTCGCCTACATCTTCGAGAAATACCACCTGATCTCGGCGCCCGTCGTGGACGCGGCCGGTCGGCTGGTCGGTCAGATCACCGTCGATGACATCGTCAACATCATTCAGGAAGAGAACCGCGAGGACATCCTGCGTCTGGCCGGTGTCGCCGACGAGGACCGGGGTTCGTCCGTGCCCGAGATCGTGCGCGGTCGCGTGCCCTGGCTGGCGATCAATCTGGCGACGGCGGCCCTGGGCGCCAGCGTCATCGGCCTGTTCGAGGCCACCATCCAGCAGATCGTTGCCCTCGCCGTGCTGATGCCGATCGTCTCGGCCATCGGCGGCAACGCCGGCACCCAGGCCCTGACGGTGACCGTACGCGCCCTAGCGACGCGCGAGCTGAACAGTTCGAATGCCCCGCGCACCTTCTGGCGCGAGATGATGGTCGGCCTGGCCAACGGCCTGATCCTGGCCCCCCTGATCGGCATCGCGGCCGGCTTCTGGTTCCGGGACGAAGACTGGAAAATCGGCCTGGTGATCGGCGCGGCCATGATCCTGAACCTGCTGGTCGCCGCTTCGATCGGGGTCCTGACGCCCCTGACCCTGTCCAAGCTGAAGTTCGACCCGGCCGTGTCATCGGCCGTGTTCGTCACGGCGACCACCGACTTCTTCGGCTTCTTGATCTTCCTTGGTCTGGCCACACTGGTGCTGCTCTAGACACGACGCGGACGATCCGGCGCGGCCCTTGCTGGGAGCGGTGCGAGCGCCGCGCGCCTGTTTCCAATTGGGTCAACTGTGTCTGACGTCCTCCCCAAACCCAGCAAGGTGTCCCGCGAGGGCGTCCTGCTGATCAAGAGTTTCGAAGGCTTCCGGCCTCGGGCCATGCAGCGCAGCGACGGTCGCTGGGTCATCGGCTATGGCCACACCCAGTCGGCTCGCGAGGGCGCGAGGGTTTCCGAGGCCGAGGCCGAACTGCTGATGCAGTACGACCTGATCCCGGTCGTGAAGGCCGTGACCGATCATGTCCGCATTCCCCTCAACCAGCATCAGTTCGACGCCCTGGCCAGTTTCGCCTTTTCCATCGGCGCGGACAGGTTCGCCGCCTCCGACGTGGTCGAGCAGTTGAATGCAGGATCTGCTCGTCAGGCGTCCGCCTCCATGAGCGCCTGGGCCGATGAAGCCGCAGCCGAGACCCCGACCCGCCGTCGCTCGGCCGAACACGCGCTGTTCAACGCCGCACCCGGCGCGCCGGTCACCCTGGCGGATCTTCTCGCAGCGCCCCTGCCGTCTCCTTTCGAGACGGACGAGCCGACCCTGCCCGCCGTCGACGGCGCCCTGGATGAAGCCGTCGCCCCCTTCCCGGCCCAGGACGACGTAGCGCTGCCTCAAGCGACCACTGCGCCTCAGCCGCACGCCGTCTATGCTGCAACGGCTGTCGGCCTGGTCCCGGACGTCGTGCCGCTGACCGGGCAATCGGAGACCGTCTCCGTCGCTGCGCCGATCATCGCCGCCAACGACATCCACGCCCTGGTTGAAACCCAACAGCCGGAGACGCCGTCGGGCTTCGCCGATGCGCAGAAGACCAGCGTGGCGCTGACCGCGCCTGGATTGGCCGAAGCCGCGCCTGCCGACAGCGCCGCCGCACCGGCCATCGAGGGGGATGCGGCAGCCAGCGAAGACGTGCTGAGCACGCGCGACGTCGTGGCCCGCGCTCGGGCCAAGCGGCGCTCGGGCCTGGGTGAAACCCTGACCTTCGTCATCATGGGCGGCCTGGGCGCTCTGTGCCTTGGCGTCGCTATGGCCGCCTTTCGCCGCGCGTCGATATCGAACAGCAGCGACACCGCCACGGTCGCATGGGTCCTGATCCTGGTCGCCGCCGCTTGCCTGGGGGTGTCGGGCTACAACTGCTATCGGCGCTGGGGACGGGCTGACCGCGTCTGACAGCGCTTGGCGAAAGCCCGTGCTCGATGCTACGCCCTAGCGCATGAGCATTCCCTTCGCGCCCCAATCCATGGAATTCGGCCTTGGCGATAACGCCGACGCCATCCGCGACACCACCGCCCGCTGGGCCGCCGATCGCCTGGCCCCGCTGGCCGCCGAGATCGACGAAAAGAACGAGTTCAAACGCGAGCTCTGGCCCGAGATGGGCGAACTGGGCCTGCACGGAATCACCGTCGAGGAAGAGTTCGGCGGCCTTGGCCTGGGCTATCTCGAACATGTCGTGGCGATGGAGGAAGTGTCGCGCGCCTCGGCCTCGATCGGCCTGAGCTACGGCGCCCACTCCAACCTGTGCGTCAATCAGATCCGGCGCTGGGGCACGGCCGAGCAGAAGCAGAAATATCTGCCCAAGCTGATCAGCGGCGGACATGTCGGTTCGCTGGCCATGTCTGAGGCCGGATCAGGCTCGGACGTTATGTCGATGCGCACCCGCGCTGAAAAGAGGGGCGATCGCTACGTCCTGAACGGCACGAAATTTTGGATCACCAACGCCCCCCACGCCGACACCCTCGTCGTCTATGCCAAGACCGATCCGGAAGCCGGATCAAAGGGTTGCACCGCCTTCCTGATCGAAAAGGGCATGAAGGGTTTCAGCGTCTCCAAGAAGCTGGACAAGATGGGTATGCGTGGGTCCGACACCGCCGAACTGGTCTTCGAAGATTGCGAAGTGCCGGAAGAGAACATCATGGGTCCGCTGGGCGGCGGCGCCGGCGTGCTGATGAGCGGCCTGGATTATGAGCGCGCCGTTCTGGCCGCCGGTCCGCTTGGCATCATGCAAGCCGCGCTGGACACGGTCCTGCCCTACGTCCGCGACCGCAAGCAGTTCGGAAAGCCGATCGGCTCGTTCCAGCTGATGCAGGGCAAGATCGCCGACATGTACGTCGCCCTGAACAGCGCCCGCGCCTATGTCTATTCGGTCGCCAGAGCCTGCGACGCCGGCCTGACAACGCGCTACGACGCGGCGGGTGCGATCCTGCTGGCGTCCGAAAATGCGGTGAAGGTGACGATGGAGGCCGTTCAGGCCCTGGGCGGCGCCGGGTACACCAAGGAATGGCCGGTCGAACGACTGGTCCGCGACGCCAAACTCTATGACATCGGCGCCGGCACCAACGAGATCCGCCGCTTCCTGATCGGACGGGAACTGCTGGGCGGGTGAACAAAGGTCCGACCTTCGATCGCTTTCAGCAAGCGCTGCTCGATTCAGTGAGCGGTTTAGTGCCGACACCTGAAATGAAGGCCGCATTCAACGAGGACCTTCTGTCTGAAAGCGGCGCCAAAGAGCGCAATCCGTTTTCTGATTCTCAGGGAGAATACCGCTTTAAAAGACTTGCTTTCTCTTTCATCATGGCAAGGCAAGCGCTTATCACCTCAGCATCAACACGAAAAGTCATACTTCGACTAGCGTCGCTCCCCTTATCAGAACGAGCCCATATCGTTTTCATTCAAAGCTGGGATAGCCAATATACCGCTAGAGAACGTCTTCGAAATCTCGTCGATTTGCTTAAGTTAAGCCCCTGTGCTGCTGGATTAGAGGCAGATATTAAAAAAGAGATGGCCGCTTATAAAAAGCAATCTGATAGTATCCTATATGCCCGCCACCGTCATACACATGAATACGATGCCCATCATCCACTTGTTGAGCAACTAAAGACTCTGGAACTTCTATCATCCGATGCGGTTTCGGATAAGAATTTTGTCGCACTTATGACATCAAGACGAAAGGATGCTGAGCGGCGAACTAAGAGCGTATTGATTCAAGAGCTTAAAGACCAAGAAGAGAGATTTTTGACTCTTACCGATCAAGCTTTCGAAAATGTCTTCTCCCTCCCCAGTAAATGGCCGTTCTAGGCGATAGTGGGAACTGCTCGGCGGCTGACGCCTTGTCTCCGCACAAGGAGACAGACTATGCCCGCAAAATCCGCCGCTCAGCAAAAGGCCGCCGGGGCCGCCCTGTCGGCCAAGCGTGGGGACACGCCGAAGTCGAAGCTGAAGGGCGCGTCCAAGTCCATGGTCGAGTCCATGACGGAAAAGCAGCTGGAAGACCTTGCCGAAACCAAGCGCAAGGGCAAACCCGAGCACGTGCAGGACTGAGACACAGTCGATTTATCTGATCGCCTGTCCGTTCTGTAAGTGGCGATCCGAGCGCCGACCGCCTAGATGGGCGCAATCTGCAGCCGAGCGCCCCGCCTGATGCCCGCCCAACCGCTTCCGAACGACGACCTGCGGCGGTTCTCCGACGTTCTTGAAGACCTCGGCCACGCCCCCGAACCCAAGCTGACCATGGCCGAACTGGTCGCATCGTTCGGCGAGCGCGGCTTCGGGGCCATGATTCTGATCCTGTCGCTGCTGGCGCTTCTGCCCTGGCCGCCGGGCGGCAAGGCGGTCTTCGCCGTACCGATCATCCTGATGTCTCTGGAACTGGCCTTCCAGAGACAGAGCGTGTGGCTGCCGCGCTGGATGTTGAAGGCCTCGGTGTCCCGCTCTGCCTACAATTCCTTGATCGCCACGCCTTTCGCAGCCCCCGCCTGGCTACGCCGATGGGTGCTGTCGACAAAGGTGAAGATCGCCGGGCGCCGCTACATTTTCTCCGACGGCGTGAGGCGCGCCGTTCGCAGACGGCCGAACGGCCTGAGCGTCCTGAAGATGGTCCGCGCGATCGAGCGATTGACGCGGCCGCGCCTGCCACTGTTGACCGGCGATGTCGCCGACACCTTCACCGGCCTGGTCTGCGTGGTGCTGGCCCTGATCATGGCCTTGCCCATCCCGTTTGGAGACGCTCTGCCCGGCATCGCCCTGGTTCTGTTCGCCCTGGGCATGATGCAGCGCGACGGGGTCGCCATCCTGCTCGGCGTCGTCGCCACCGCAGCCAGCGCCCTCTATCTGTTCCTGATCTGGGCGACGGTGGTCGAGGTCGCTCAGCACCTCACCGGCTGGTTCGCCAAGCTGCTGCACTGACGGCGACAAAAAGGGCCGCCGGGTTTCCCCGACGACCCTTCATTGCCTGACCGCGAACGGTCCGGCCGCAACTCAGTCTGAAAGGCTCAGACCAGACCCTCTCCGAGGGCCAGGGTCGCGGTCGCCGCTCGCGATTGATGACAATGAGACACTGGATCACCTCCTTTCGACTGTTGAACAGGGAGGTGAAACATAAGACGGCTCAACGGCTTGCGCCAATGGGCTTCGCGCTTTCGTGAACGCGTGCCGATCTACTGCGTCGGCGACGCCCCGCCGGACAGGCCCTGCATGATCATGCGGTTGATGTCGATCAGGTCCTGGAAGCTCTCCTCGCCTCGCATGATCGCCGAGGAATGGCGATTGACGAACAGGCTCAGCGAGATGATCTGCGCCCGCATCGGAGCGCCCAGGGCGTTGCCCGGATCGCTGCACTCGCCGGCCAGCGTCGACCAGAGACGCCGGTTCCAGTCCAGCGCATCGATGCGGGTGGCGATGTCGGATTCATCGACGGTCGAGGCATGAACCAGAGCGCGCGTGACCTGACCGAACAGACGGTACTCCAGGTCGCGCGGACTCTCAGCTCTCGCCGTCGCCGCTGTGTAGGCCTGAAGCGACATTCAGCACTCTCTCTTCATACTCGACAATCTTACGCGCCGACATCAGGGCCTTGTAGTATTCGCGCGCCAGCACATGACGCGAGGCCGCGACACATTCCGCCAGTATCTCGGGATTCTGTGTAGCGCCCATGAATTCCGTGATCCGCAGGGCCAGTTCGTCGAAGAACTTCGACGCCGAACTCTCGTCCAGATACATCATCATGATCGGGAAATAGATGCGGCGTGCGGGCGTAGTGACGTCCTCGGCCTGCATGATGTCCTTCTCGCGCAGGACGCTGGCGCGGTTCTGAAGGATCAGCACGCCGCGACGATCGCCGTTCTGGACCACGGCGCCATTCAGAACGAACTTTTCGCCGGGTTTCAGCGACAGCTTCAAGGCCATTGAGGACCGTACTCCAGTCGTGGTCGAGCCGGTCGCGCACGACAGCTCCGAGTGAATCAGACTCTACCCCGGCATCAGTTAACCATCCCTTGTGAGAGCGATCCGCTGGAACGCGTATCGTCGCCGTTGCGTTGGCTTGTCGAAGAGGAGACGACCATGCCGGACAACGACTATCAGGACGATCAGGAACAGTCTGAGACGTTCGACGAAACCCATCTGGACGACGAGGGCGACGGCGAATTTTTGCTGGATGAAGCCGATCAGGTGCTGGACGTGACCCAGGCCGATGGCGACGCCGACGAAGAGGATTTCGACGAAGACGCCGAGATTGATCTCGATGACCAGTTGGCCCTCGACGGCATCGAACGCGAAGCCGACGCCCTGCTGGGCGTGGATGGCGAAAACCGCGATCAGATCGACGCCGAAGGCGGGCCTGCGTCGGCGCCGGACGAAGTCGAGCTGGTCTATTCGGGCCTGATGGAAAACGAACGCGGCGCACAGGCCAGCGCCGCACACTGGGAGGCCAAGCGGCTTTCCGATGACGACATCACCGACCTGGGATACGGCCCGGACGGCGATCAAGACGCTCCGGCGCAATAAGGAGAGAATGACATGACCGACGACAAAGCCCGTCACGACGCGTCGCCCGACGCTCCGCACGCCAAGCGCACGACTTCGCAGGACGGCGTGCCGGACCAGCTCGACAAGATCGACAAGTCCGACAGCCGCCAGGAGGCCCTGGTTGATGAAGGCCTGGAAGAAACGTTCCCCGCCAGCGATCCAGTCTCGGCGAAGCGCATCACCTGATCGCTGTTCACAACGCAAGTGATCCGCTAACCCACTTCGTAGAAACACGGAGTGGGTTTTTCTATGAGCCGTTTCGAAGGCACGGACCGCTATATCGCCACCAGCGACCTCAAGGTCGCGGTGAACGCCGCGGTCGCACTTGAGCGTCCGCTGCTGATCAAGGGCGAGCCTGGCACAGGCAAGACGGTCTTGGCCTATGAGATCGCCAAGGCCTTTGACGCCCCGCTGATCACCTGGCACGTCAAATCCACGACCAAGGCCCACAACGGCTTGTATGAATACGACGCCGTCAGCCGGCTGCGCGACAGCCAGTTGGGCGAGGAACGCGTCCATGACGTCCGTAACTATCTGAAGAAGGGCAAGTTGTGGGAGGCCTTTACCGCCCCTGCCCGCCCCGTCCTGCTGATCGACGAGATCGACAAGGCCGACATAGAGTTTCCCAACGACCTG
This genomic window contains:
- the mgtE gene encoding magnesium transporter; translation: MSTTDTAFAPDETLDNEDHAALDEDYVLTPQFVEKVVDAADDGDGMRLRSLLEDLHPADVADLMGFLTAEHRAVVVLWLPPELLAETLPELDDNIREEVLERVPHGTLAEALQELDSDDAAAVVEDLEDDQRERVLAAMPEVDRAAIESSLGYAEESAGRLMQREVMAAPQFWSVGDTIDHIRKQGDDLPELFFDIYVVDPLNRPVGGVPISGLLRAARTVALTDLMEPINEIAVDQDQEEVAYIFEKYHLISAPVVDAAGRLVGQITVDDIVNIIQEENREDILRLAGVADEDRGSSVPEIVRGRVPWLAINLATAALGASVIGLFEATIQQIVALAVLMPIVSAIGGNAGTQALTVTVRALATRELNSSNAPRTFWREMMVGLANGLILAPLIGIAAGFWFRDEDWKIGLVIGAAMILNLLVAASIGVLTPLTLSKLKFDPAVSSAVFVTATTDFFGFLIFLGLATLVLL
- a CDS encoding FliM/FliN family flagellar motor switch protein; translation: MTQINAVDVEISVVLGRSVLPMSQLLRMGRGAVIPLDAAEGDEVWILANNYPVARGEIEIRDDRIAITVTRQADVYDFMAGSA
- a CDS encoding DUF3008 family protein, producing the protein MPAKSAAQQKAAGAALSAKRGDTPKSKLKGASKSMVESMTEKQLEDLAETKRKGKPEHVQD
- a CDS encoding exopolysaccharide biosynthesis protein; this translates as MPAQPLPNDDLRRFSDVLEDLGHAPEPKLTMAELVASFGERGFGAMILILSLLALLPWPPGGKAVFAVPIILMSLELAFQRQSVWLPRWMLKASVSRSAYNSLIATPFAAPAWLRRWVLSTKVKIAGRRYIFSDGVRRAVRRRPNGLSVLKMVRAIERLTRPRLPLLTGDVADTFTGLVCVVLALIMALPIPFGDALPGIALVLFALGMMQRDGVAILLGVVATAASALYLFLIWATVVEVAQHLTGWFAKLLH
- a CDS encoding isovaleryl-CoA dehydrogenase produces the protein MSIPFAPQSMEFGLGDNADAIRDTTARWAADRLAPLAAEIDEKNEFKRELWPEMGELGLHGITVEEEFGGLGLGYLEHVVAMEEVSRASASIGLSYGAHSNLCVNQIRRWGTAEQKQKYLPKLISGGHVGSLAMSEAGSGSDVMSMRTRAEKRGDRYVLNGTKFWITNAPHADTLVVYAKTDPEAGSKGCTAFLIEKGMKGFSVSKKLDKMGMRGSDTAELVFEDCEVPEENIMGPLGGGAGVLMSGLDYERAVLAAGPLGIMQAALDTVLPYVRDRKQFGKPIGSFQLMQGKIADMYVALNSARAYVYSVARACDAGLTTRYDAAGAILLASENAVKVTMEAVQALGGAGYTKEWPVERLVRDAKLYDIGAGTNEIRRFLIGRELLGG
- a CDS encoding glycoside hydrolase family protein, with the translated sequence MSDVLPKPSKVSREGVLLIKSFEGFRPRAMQRSDGRWVIGYGHTQSAREGARVSEAEAELLMQYDLIPVVKAVTDHVRIPLNQHQFDALASFAFSIGADRFAASDVVEQLNAGSARQASASMSAWADEAAAETPTRRRSAEHALFNAAPGAPVTLADLLAAPLPSPFETDEPTLPAVDGALDEAVAPFPAQDDVALPQATTAPQPHAVYAATAVGLVPDVVPLTGQSETVSVAAPIIAANDIHALVETQQPETPSGFADAQKTSVALTAPGLAEAAPADSAAAPAIEGDAAASEDVLSTRDVVARARAKRRSGLGETLTFVIMGGLGALCLGVAMAAFRRASISNSSDTATVAWVLILVAAACLGVSGYNCYRRWGRADRV
- the flaF gene encoding flagellar biosynthesis regulator FlaF — translated: MSLQAYTAATARAESPRDLEYRLFGQVTRALVHASTVDESDIATRIDALDWNRRLWSTLAGECSDPGNALGAPMRAQIISLSLFVNRHSSAIMRGEESFQDLIDINRMIMQGLSGGASPTQ
- the flbT gene encoding flagellar biosynthesis repressor FlbT; the protein is MALKLSLKPGEKFVLNGAVVQNGDRRGVLILQNRASVLREKDIMQAEDVTTPARRIYFPIMMMYLDESSASKFFDELALRITEFMGATQNPEILAECVAASRHVLAREYYKALMSARKIVEYEERVLNVASGLHSGDGES
- the msrB gene encoding peptide-methionine (R)-S-oxide reductase MsrB, whose amino-acid sequence is MTDLAQTSESLRSPSGYDLTPPNAEERARLEADLNPEEKRVLLSHGTEAPFCGTLLGEKRAGVFCCRECGLPLFKSGTKFESGTGWPSFTQPVDETHVHAIRDTSYGMIRIETQCARCGSHQGHVFPDGPPPTGNRYCINSVALSFVAEGDALPDPLNRGDGVA
- the lipB gene encoding lipoyl(octanoyl) transferase LipB, which produces MLAEPLSPSLQKLRLDDDRPVEWAVSKGYVDYAAAEAFMEARVAAIAAGEANEMVWLLEHPPLYTAGVSAKDDDLLDAGRFPVHRTGRGGQFTYHGPGQRVAYVMLDLNRRGKDVRCFVRGLELWLIGALETFGVTADIRPGRVGVWVERKGAGWSREDKIAAIGVKVRKWVSFHGISLNVEPDLDHFGGIVPCGIQEHGVTSLVDLGVLATMDEADEALRRSFDRIFGAAVEASAPL